AGCTCGACAGCCGTCTGCTCATGTGGTGGGTGATCCGCAACGGGGTCTTCATGTTCGTCGGGGCATCGACGTTCATGGTGCTCTTCCACACGCCCCAGTCCCAGTACGCCGACCGCTCCGCGGCGTGGTGGGAGCTCGCCGTGCTGGCGCCGTTCTCGATCGCGTGCGTCTGGCTCGTCTACGAGGTGCCCGGTCTGCCGCTCAGCTGGATGCTGTTGCTGCCGGGCATCGCCGCGGGTCTGATCTTCGACGTGTTCGGTGCCGCACTGACGGTCCTCTCGATCTCCGTGCTTTCGGCCGCCTTCACCATGCTACCGGGCAACCGGTTCGGCTACGAAGGTCTGTTCCCGGCCTCGATCGTGGTCGATCTGCTCGTCATCGTGATGACCTTCTTGGCCCTTCAGCTCTCGCTGGTGCGCGAGCAGCGGGCCACCGTGATGGGCGACCTCCGGGTCAGCCGGGCGCAGACCCGGTCGCAGGCCAGCTTCCTCACCCAGGTGCTCGACTCGATGAACGACGGTGTCATCGTCGTCGGCCAGGACGGCACGGTGGCCTACCACAACCCGGCCGCGCGCCAGCTGCTCGGAAAGCCGCTGCCGGCGTCGGCCCGGGAGACCTCCTGGATCGACCACTTCGGCATCACCGACGCCGAGGGCGCACCGGTCACCGACCAGGATCTCGTCACTCCCCTGTCCGGCACCGAACCCGACCGGACCCTGCTCATCGACAACCCCGGCAGCAAACGGTTCATCCAGGCCGGCGTCGCGACGCTGGAGACCGACGACGGGCCCGCCACGATGGTGCTGTTCTCCGACGTCACCGCGCAGCGCCCACGTTTCGACGAGCTCGCCGCCTTCGCCCGCGTGGTGGCGCACGACCTGCGCACACCCCTCACCGGCCTCAACGGCTGGATCGAGCTGGCCCGCGAGGACCTCATGGAGGGTCGCTGGTCCCACGTCGAGGCTCACCTGACCAAGGCCCAGCACTCTGGCGGACGGATGACCACGGTCATCGAGGACTGGCTCGCCTACAGCATCCACCGCGACGGCCGGCTCACCCCGACGGTGTTCGAGCTCGCCCCGGTCGTGCAGGAGGTCCTGGCCGGGTATCACCCCCAGGACGCCCGGGCCGGCAGCTTCGACGTCGACGTCAGCCATCGCATCGAGGCCGACCCGGCACTGGTGCGTCAGCTGCTCGCCAACTTGGTCGGCAACGCCATGAAGTACGTCGCCGACGACCGCCGACCCGAGCTACTGATCACCTCCCACGCCGACGACGAGCAGGGCTGGGTGCGCGTCGACGTACGCGATCGTGGCATCGGCATCCCGCGCGGTCAGGAAGAGATGATCTTCGACGAGTTCCACCGCGCCCCGGAGCACGCCGAGGACTTCGGCGGCTCGGGGCTCGGGCTGTCGCTGTGCAAGCAGATCGTGAACCGGCACGGGGGGCGCATCAGCGCCGCCAGCAACGACCCCGACCATGGGACGACGTTCAGCTTCACGCTGCCGGCGGCCTGACGGTCGGAATGCCTTTCGGTCAATCGCCGCAAGCCAGACTCATGCCGAGCGAGCTAGACGACGGCCAGCGGCAGCAGCTGCCGGCCCGTCGGGCCGATCTGGATCTCGGTGTTCATCTCCGGACACACGCCACAGTCGTAGCAGGGCGTCCAACGGCAGTCCTCGATGTCGACGGACTCGGGGTCGAGGGCGTCCTCCCAATCGGCCCACAGCCAGTCCTTGTCGAGGCCGGAGTCGAGGTGGTCCCACGGGAACACCTCGTCGTACCCGCGCTCGCGGGTGGTGTACCAGTCGAGGTCGATGCCGGTGCCGGTCAGCGCGGTCTCGGCGCTGGTCATCCAGCGGTCGTAGGAGAAGTGCTCGCTCCAGCCGTCGAAGCGGCCACCGTCGCGCCACACCTGCTCGATGATCGCGCCGACCCGGCGGTCACCGCGAGACAGCAGTCCCTCGACGATCCCGGGCTTGCCGTCGTGGTAGCGGAAGCCGATCGCCCGGCCGTAGCGCTTGTCCTCGCGCACGGTGTCGCGCAGCTTCTTGAGCCGGTCGTCGGTCGTCACGTGGTCGAGCTGCGCGGCCCACTGGAACGGCGTGTGCGGCTTCGGCACGAACCCGCCGATGGACACGGTGCAGCGGATGTCGTTGCGGCCGGTGACCTCGCGACCCTTGGCGATGACTTTCTTGGCCAGGTCGGCGATGGCAAGCACGTCGTCGTCGGTCTCGGTCGGCAGGCCGCACATGAAGTAGAGCTTCACCTGCCGCCAGCCGTGGGAGTACGCCGTGGCGACGGTGCGGATGAGGTCTTCCTCGCTGACCATCTTGTTGATGACCTTGCGCATCCGCTCGCTGCCGCCCTCTGGCGCGAACGTCAGCCCGGATCGGCGGCCGTTGCGGGAGAACTCGTTGGCGAGGGTGATGTTGAACGCGTCGACCCGGGTCGAGGGCAGCGAGAGCGACACGTTGGAGTCGGCGTAGCGGTCGGCCAGGCCCTTGGCGACCTCGGCGATCTCGGTGTGGTCGGCGCTCGAGAGCGACAACAGGCCGACCTCCTCGAAGCCGGTCGAGCGGATGCCGTTCTCGACCATCGCGCCGATGGTCTCGATCGAGCGCTCGCGCACCGGGCGGGTGATCATGCCGGCCTGGCAGAACCGGCAGCCGCGGGTGCAGCCCCGGAAGATCTCGACCGAGAAGCGCTCGTGCACGGTCTCTGCCAGCGGCACCAGGGGCTTGGCCGGGTAGGGCCAGGCGTCGAGGTCCATCAACGTGTGCTTGTGTACTCGGGCGGGGATGCCCGGACGGTTGGGTACGACGGCACGGATGGTCCCGTCGTCGGCGTACGTGACGTCGTAGAACTTGGGGACGTAGACGCCGCCGCTGACCGCCAGCCTGCGCAGCAGCTCGTCGCGGCCGCTGGGCATGTCGCCGGCGGGCTCGCCCTGGGCCTTCCACTCGCGTACCACCTCGGAGATCGCGAGCACGATCTCCTCGCCGTCACCGAGCACGGCCGCGTCGAGGAAGTCGGCGACCGGCTCCGGGTTGAACGCCGCGTGGCCGCCGGCGAGCACGATCGGGTCCTCGGCGCCGCGGTCGGCCGCGTGCAACGGGATGCCGGCGAGGTCGAGCGCGTTGAGCATGTTGGTGTAACCGAGCTCGGTCGAGAACGACAGCCCGAACACGTCGAAGGCACGCACCGGGCGGTGGGCGTCGACGGTGAACTGCGGAATGGCACCCTGGCTGTCGCCGGTGCGCATGACCGACTCCATGTCGGGCCACACCGAGTAGGTGCGCTCGGCCAGGATCCAGTCGCGCTCGTTGAGCACCTCGTAGAGGATCTGCACGCCCTGGTTGGGCAGGCCGACCTCGTAGGCGTCGGGGTACATCAGCGCCCAGCGGACCGTCGGGCCACCCTCGGCAGACGCAGCCGCACAGTCCCACTCCTTGACGGTGGAGTTGAGCTCGCCGCCGACGTACTGGATGGGCTTCTGCACGGAGGGCAAACGACCCTCGAGGCGCGGGAAGACCGACTCGGCGGCGGAGCTGGGCATGCGTACCTCACTGGGAGTTTGGTGGATCAATCCAGCGTACGCGGGTTCTGGACTTCCGCCCAACCGTGTGATGTGCGTGAATATGCTGTTCACCTGGTCGTGCATGGGGTGCGTGTCCAGGAGACAACAGGCGCGGGGGCGCCTGGGGGAGGTTGTCCCTTGCTTGGTCCTGGGCCGGTGGGGTTCGAGTACGACGCGACTGCGCGTCGTACTCTCCTGCGCGCCTGGTGGGGCCTGGCGATCTGCTTCTTCGCCTCGGTCCTGATCGGTGGCGCCATCACCTCCGAGGCCCAGCCCACCCTCTGGCTCGCCTCGATGTTCGCGTTCGTCTGGCTCACCATCTCGTGGCGGGGCGCGACTCCGAAGGTCGACCGCGGCCTGGCGCTGACGTGGGTCGCCATCGTCGGCCTGGCGGTACTCGGCCACCTGGTCACCGATTCCTCCCCCGCCGCCGCCCTGCGTGCCGCCCTCGGCGTGGTCATGCAGGCCACGCTGATGTGCCTGCTCTACCGCGGCGCCCGCGGGCGCCTCTCGCACGTGCCGGCGCTCGATCCCGAGACCAGGCTCAGCCGCACCCGGGCCTGGCACCGCGAATGGACGCCGACCGAGATCCGTGACCTGGTGATGCTGCTCCTCGCCGGCCTGCTCGCAACGATGCTGGTGCTGCCGATCGGCGCCTACCCGCACATCTGGGTGGGCGAGGCCACCACGTCGGTGCTGATGCGCTGGACCGCCCAGACGGTGGTCTTATGCTTCGTCGGCGGATCCTGCCTGATGCTGATCGCACAGGCCCCGCGCACCTGGCTGGTCGACGCACGCACCGCCCTGATCCCATTCTTCGTGGCCCTGTCGACCGCCTGCGTGTGGGTGGTGCTGGAGGCCAGCCAGTGGCCGATCGCCTGGCTGCTGCTACTGCCCAGCCTGTACGTCGGCGTCGTGCTCCCGCCGTGGAGCACCGCCCTGCACTCGGTGACGATGGCCGTCGCGGCCGCGCTGCTGGGCTCGCTCACTCGTTTCGACGGCAGCTTCGACGAGCCGTTCCCGGCCGCGGTCGTGGTCGACCTGCTGGCCGGTGTGTCCACGTTCGTGGCGCTCGCCCTGTCGTTGCTCAACCAGGCCCGGCGCGACGCGTTGGCACAGCTCGATGCCCAGCGCGACGCGCTGACCAAGCAGGCCGACCTCTTCAACGTCGTGTTCAACGCGATGAGCGACGGCCTGCTGCTCATCAACGACCGTGGCGGCATCAGTCTCTACAACAACGCTGCCAAGGGGCTGCTCGGCAAACCGGTGCCCAAGAGCCGGCTCTCCAACTGGAGCGAGTACTTCGGCCTGCGCAAACTCGACGGCACACCCATGCTCGACGTGCCGGGCTCGCCGGGGCACGAGACCGGCGAGGCGACGGTCGTGGTCACCACGCCGACGAGCACCCGAGTGCTCAATGCCAGCGCCCGCGCCGTCGACACGGCGGACGGCAACGTGTCGGTCGTCCTGTTCTCCGACAAGACGGCCGAGCAGGAGCGCCTCAGCGAGCTCACCGGCTTCGCTGGCACCGTCGCCCACGACCTGCGCGCTCCGCTCACCGGTCTCGAGGGCTGGCTCGAGCTGGCCCGCGAGGCTCTCGAGGAGGGCGATGCCGACGAAGCCGGCCGGATGCTCGCCCGTACCCACACCGGCGCCGCGCGGATGCGCCAGGTTGTCCAGGACTGGCTCGACTACGCGGTCAGCCGTGACGGCGCGCTCGCACCGGGCGCCGTACCCCTCCAGAACACCCTGCTGGAGGTCGTCTCGACGTTCGTCGGCAGCGGCTACAACCCCGAGCCCGAGTTCGCGATCGATGCACCGCACGTCGTCGAGGCCGACCACGCGATGACCCGCCAGGTGTTGGCGAACCTGATCAACAACGCCGTCAAGTACGCCGTTCCGGGCGCCCCGGCGCAGATCTGGGTCACCTCCCGGCTCGATGTCGTGGCGGGCTGGGTGCGCGTCGACGTGTCCGACCGCGGTCAGGGCATCCCGGCCGGCGAGGAGCAGCGGATCTTCGAGGAGTTCCACCGGGCCGACAACCACAACGGCGTCGTCACCGGCACCGGCCTCGGCTTGGCGCTGTGCCGGCGCATCGTCACGCGGCACGGCGGCGTCATCACCGCGCACAACAACGCCGAGGGTGGGTCGACCTTCACGTTCACCCTGCCGAGCGGCGGTCCGGCCGACGACGGAGTCGCCGTCGAGGAGCTCCCGGCTCGCTGAGAACGAGAGCGAGGAGCCGTCCCTTTGCCTCGATCCACCGATGGGCTCGCGGTGTTGAGCGGGTCGTGAGGCGAGAATGCCCCTACGTGCTGGAAGAACTTGACGTCTCGAGGGTCCAATTCGCACCAGAACGAAGGGCATCTCGTAGATGCAAACTTTGCCGGCTCTTCACATTCCGGGGTGTAGCCGGGGTCTGAAGCCGCCGGTCTCCAGGACTGATCTGGCGATGTAGTTGGTGAGGTTGCGGAACCCTAGGGCGGAGCCGCGCAGGTGGTCGAGGCGTCCGTTGATGGCCTCGGTCGGGCCGTTGGATCAGGGTTCAGTGACAGGAATGCCCACGGCAACTTCGGTGGAATCGCCTACGCACTCGTCCCAGCCAGCGGTTTGGCCTCTGGTCGGGTTCCTGTACACGGTGGTGATCGTCCCTGCCCATTGGACTGCTTCACCGATGCGGAAGGGATCTTGGAATCCCGCTAGATCAACGCTCGCGCCTTTGTCGCGCAGCACGGATCCTGTCCCCGCCAGGATCAGAAGCGGGCCTTCATCAGTCTCAAGTGAGAGACAGCCACGCTGATCGACGGTCAGGTTCCCCGCAAGCTGGTCTGTGGAGGGTGGTACAAAGCTCTCAGCGTCCTCGGATACAAACAGCGTCCGCGCGGGGGTGGGCGAGCCTTCCGAGCACGCCGAAACGAGAAGCCCCATTGTTATCACTAGCCCGATTCTGACTTTCCCTCGCAACACGTCAAGCACCTTCTCGCACTAGTTCTGCCTTATCGTGATTCCGTAATCGTTCATCGCGGCGGCCAGCATAAAGAGAGATCGTGAAGAATCTTGTCCGACAGACGCACCCCGAGCGCCGCCCCCTTGGAACCACGGTCCGCCGCTGTCACCCTGAAATATGACGTTGCGGTTGGTTGCGCCTAGCCGACATACCAGACGACCATTTACGTTTGTAGCACAGAGATCTCGTCCCGGTGCCACGGTCAGCGGGGTCGTATTGCCGCAATCGCGGCCCGTCGCTCTACCGTACTTACAGATCGAGGAGTACTCGAGAGGTGTCCCCACTCCTGTGACGCTGAGATTCGAACTGTCCGATTCACGGAAGAGCCTGGACGTCGTGTTGCCTGCAAGTGTGGGATTGAACTTCAAGTCGAGCCACCATCCGCCCCGATCCGGGTAGTTGAACGTAGCCGCTCCGACCACGTTGCTTAGACCATCGTAGGTAGGTCCCCCTAAGCAGTGACCCGCCGTGAGGCTTCCGGCCTGGCCCCGTAGTTTGCCGTAAACCCGGATGTGCAGCCGGAATCCCTGTTGTGACCACCCCGCACATCGGTGGTTTCTGTGTAGCCTGCTTCGGGTACCTCGTTCAGCAGTACGGGCGTGTCAATCAGGCTTTCGACAGCGAATGATGCACCTGGGGCGAATCGGTCTCGAAGATCTTCGGCCGTGACCTTTATGCCGTCCTCGACGCTGTAGGTGGCGATCACGCTCTTGTGATCCTCCGCGGGCCCCGTCTCCACGCCGTCAATGCCAGCGGCAGTGTTGAGGGCAATCGCCACGTCTTGAGTCGTTTCACGCA
This is a stretch of genomic DNA from Nocardioides sp. InS609-2. It encodes these proteins:
- a CDS encoding PAS domain-containing sensor histidine kinase; translated protein: MLGPGPVGFEYDATARRTLLRAWWGLAICFFASVLIGGAITSEAQPTLWLASMFAFVWLTISWRGATPKVDRGLALTWVAIVGLAVLGHLVTDSSPAAALRAALGVVMQATLMCLLYRGARGRLSHVPALDPETRLSRTRAWHREWTPTEIRDLVMLLLAGLLATMLVLPIGAYPHIWVGEATTSVLMRWTAQTVVLCFVGGSCLMLIAQAPRTWLVDARTALIPFFVALSTACVWVVLEASQWPIAWLLLLPSLYVGVVLPPWSTALHSVTMAVAAALLGSLTRFDGSFDEPFPAAVVVDLLAGVSTFVALALSLLNQARRDALAQLDAQRDALTKQADLFNVVFNAMSDGLLLINDRGGISLYNNAAKGLLGKPVPKSRLSNWSEYFGLRKLDGTPMLDVPGSPGHETGEATVVVTTPTSTRVLNASARAVDTADGNVSVVLFSDKTAEQERLSELTGFAGTVAHDLRAPLTGLEGWLELAREALEEGDADEAGRMLARTHTGAARMRQVVQDWLDYAVSRDGALAPGAVPLQNTLLEVVSTFVGSGYNPEPEFAIDAPHVVEADHAMTRQVLANLINNAVKYAVPGAPAQIWVTSRLDVVAGWVRVDVSDRGQGIPAGEEQRIFEEFHRADNHNGVVTGTGLGLALCRRIVTRHGGVITAHNNAEGGSTFTFTLPSGGPADDGVAVEELPAR
- a CDS encoding PAS domain-containing sensor histidine kinase → MVNDAQPKLAPGRLAFILACSVVGVVLPFTEHPARGAIPELWPPMTVFFVWFTLVCEGNRRPSTRVLRHAGVMFALFVVLALLLGSAPLTTLRMGVVNVVAALVMAYLFQRTNGGWALHSPRSIYAVMVAAVGAGLVAALLGGFPGFGPFELDSRLLMWWVIRNGVFMFVGASTFMVLFHTPQSQYADRSAAWWELAVLAPFSIACVWLVYEVPGLPLSWMLLLPGIAAGLIFDVFGAALTVLSISVLSAAFTMLPGNRFGYEGLFPASIVVDLLVIVMTFLALQLSLVREQRATVMGDLRVSRAQTRSQASFLTQVLDSMNDGVIVVGQDGTVAYHNPAARQLLGKPLPASARETSWIDHFGITDAEGAPVTDQDLVTPLSGTEPDRTLLIDNPGSKRFIQAGVATLETDDGPATMVLFSDVTAQRPRFDELAAFARVVAHDLRTPLTGLNGWIELAREDLMEGRWSHVEAHLTKAQHSGGRMTTVIEDWLAYSIHRDGRLTPTVFELAPVVQEVLAGYHPQDARAGSFDVDVSHRIEADPALVRQLLANLVGNAMKYVADDRRPELLITSHADDEQGWVRVDVRDRGIGIPRGQEEMIFDEFHRAPEHAEDFGGSGLGLSLCKQIVNRHGGRISAASNDPDHGTTFSFTLPAA
- a CDS encoding TIGR03960 family B12-binding radical SAM protein gives rise to the protein MPSSAAESVFPRLEGRLPSVQKPIQYVGGELNSTVKEWDCAAASAEGGPTVRWALMYPDAYEVGLPNQGVQILYEVLNERDWILAERTYSVWPDMESVMRTGDSQGAIPQFTVDAHRPVRAFDVFGLSFSTELGYTNMLNALDLAGIPLHAADRGAEDPIVLAGGHAAFNPEPVADFLDAAVLGDGEEIVLAISEVVREWKAQGEPAGDMPSGRDELLRRLAVSGGVYVPKFYDVTYADDGTIRAVVPNRPGIPARVHKHTLMDLDAWPYPAKPLVPLAETVHERFSVEIFRGCTRGCRFCQAGMITRPVRERSIETIGAMVENGIRSTGFEEVGLLSLSSADHTEIAEVAKGLADRYADSNVSLSLPSTRVDAFNITLANEFSRNGRRSGLTFAPEGGSERMRKVINKMVSEEDLIRTVATAYSHGWRQVKLYFMCGLPTETDDDVLAIADLAKKVIAKGREVTGRNDIRCTVSIGGFVPKPHTPFQWAAQLDHVTTDDRLKKLRDTVREDKRYGRAIGFRYHDGKPGIVEGLLSRGDRRVGAIIEQVWRDGGRFDGWSEHFSYDRWMTSAETALTGTGIDLDWYTTRERGYDEVFPWDHLDSGLDKDWLWADWEDALDPESVDIEDCRWTPCYDCGVCPEMNTEIQIGPTGRQLLPLAVV